From one Perca fluviatilis chromosome 10, GENO_Pfluv_1.0, whole genome shotgun sequence genomic stretch:
- the fam193b gene encoding protein FAM193B isoform X1 — translation MARKKSKQQGVAQKELAPGQQTVTLPKSPVSPGDAADGGGGDAGLDRLATTRANQPMHTCCLLCHREFKDWGANSVNGLPGGHGTKLADAVPALSQALLREAPGRKLADAVPSLSQSLLGEVPLWICQSCCKSVEEEERRSTQEQPTPLPLSHSSSCKSQSCGNGYPEQSTVDWDPSSFLSAHKLSGLWNSAHTNGGEHCNHNTSSHSQQGLTPGSVCHEKRGLHEAPGKSAKTSVTKVCPYSHPSSQNSSGSSAGNPLSTSADLCKTTPKHFKTMCRRPTPPGEAFHPSDHHQHTDLSVPPNSPTGLSSQHSSLLPPKPNSGQHGHVTSSSGTGVAAHSPFPPLVPNLHGPTAKLNSPGPDSPTSVHKPSPCKNAHIPAVNTQHSKLGTSIMGCNHPCNGHSAGTVATSNVGGHLTAGVCRDQACKGHKMTNGTLCHPSSELEEGEDEDSSSERSSCASSSTNQKDGKYCDCCYCEFFGHNAPPAAPTSRNYAEIREKLRSRLTRRKEELPQRQDSDLTVTGAIDNRDVDELLDFINSSEPKPVNSAKAAKRARHKQKKKEKAQQGMGAAGSDPHSNLSEPVDDEPIPDGPEASRLLDWPQLELERVNSFLTSRLEEIKNTIKDSIRASFSMYDLNLDVNDFPKKAATLEGNHLLSHLNGSSDLQQIDLDLAPLSLGTFKSHLDLVNGWEDTTTVSSPNTTSTASGLTAGSKDIQRLHTTPSLSKLIRVRSPERCTSTGSDSLPQVPAHATAKSNEDAPDPKNTTVGNGGAKSKKNKKQQQRQEQSVSEQNSNKATKAASGNECREPSSNGSKSGNKQPQHSADNQRNGPRKAEEGRSSKHATNGGLSNSQRGKGDTETRGGRSEQDLESKAHPTGPANGQQQQQAKGKNKKNKNKGEKSSSAIDDVFLPKDVDPTEMDEIDREVEYFKRFCLDSAKQTRQKVAVNWSNFSLKKVPSNAAQ, via the exons ATGGCAAGGAAGAAAAGCAAGCAGCAAGGGGTCGCTCAGAAGGAGCTTGCGCCTGGACAGCAGACCGTAACGTTGCCGAAGAGCCCAGTCTCTCCCGGCGATGCAGCTGACGGTGGCGGGGGAGATGCTGGGCTGGATAGGCTGGCCACTACCAGGGCGAACCAG CCTATGCACACCTGCTGCCTCCTGTGCCACAGAGAATTTAAGGACTGGGGAGCGAACTCTGTGAACGGACTCCCTGGGGGCCATGGGACCAAGCTGGCTGACGCAGTGCCTGCGCTCTCCCAGGCCTTATTGCGGGAGGCGCCAGGACGTAAGCTTGCTGATGCAGTGCCCTCGCTGTCTCAGTCCCTGCTTGGTGAGGTGCCTCTGTGGATATGTCAGAGCTGCTGCAAGAgtgtggaagaggaggagaggcggAGCACCCAGGAGCAACCCACGCCG ctACCATTGTCACACTCTTCCTCCTGCAAGTCCCAGAGCTGTGGGAACGGTTACCCGGAGCAAAGTACTGTGGATTGGGACCCGAGTTCCTTCCTGTCAGCCCACAAACTGTCAGGTCTCTGGAACTCTGCCCACACCAACGGAGGGGAACACTGCAACCACAACACTTCTTCACACTCACAACAAG GTTTAACACCAGGATCAGTCTGTCATGAGAAAAGAGGTCTTCATGAAGCGCCTGGGAAATCCGCTAAAACATCGGTGACCAAAGTCTGTCCCTACAGTCACCCATCCTCCCAGAATTCCAGTGGATCTTCTGCTGGGAACCCCCTGTCTACCTCAGCAGACCTTTGTAAGACCACTCCCAAGCACTTCAAGACCATGTGCCGTCGACCAACGCCACCAG GTGAAGCCTTCCACCCCAGTGACCACCATCAACACACAGACTTGTCAGTACCCCCCAACAGTCCCACCGGCCTGTCTTCCCAGCATTCCTCCCTCCTGCCCCCGAAGCCAAACTCTGGGCAGCACGGTCACGTAACCTCCTCGTCTGGCACCGGTGTGGCAGCCCACTCTCCCTTCCCCCCGCTGGTCCCAAACCTCCACGGCCCTACAGCCAAACTCAATTCTCCCGGTCCAGACAGCCCAACATCTGTCCATAAACCCAGCCCGTGCAAAAACGCCCACATTCCTGCCgtgaacacacagcacagcaaacTGGGCACGTCTATCATGGGCTGTAACCACCCTTGTAATGGACACAGTGCGGGAACAGTGGCCACTTCAAATGTGGGGGGCCATCTGACAGCTGGGGTCTGCAG GGACCAGGCATGTAAGGGGCACAAAATGACTAATGGGACGTTGTGCCACCCTTCGTCTGAgctggaggagggggaggatgaAGATAGCAGCTCTGAGAGGAGCTCCTGCGCCTCCTCTTCCACCAACCAGAAGGACGGGAAGTACTGCGACTGCTGCTACTGCGAGTTCTTCGGACACAATGCG CCTCCAGCTGCACCGACCAGCCGTAACTACGCTGAGATCCGAGAGAAGCTCCGCTCACGTCTGACCCGGCGTAAAGAGGAGCTGCCTCAGCGTCAAGATTCCGATCTGACGGTGACCGGTGCCATCGACAACCGGGACGTAGATGAGCTGCTAGACTTCATAAACAGCTCTGAGCCCAAACCTGTCAACAGTGCCAAGGCCGCCAAAAGGGCCCGacacaaacaaaagaagaag GAAAAAGCTCAGCAGGGCATGGGTGCTGCAGGCAGTGACCCCCACTCCAATCTATCTGAGCCTGTCGACGACGAGCCCATCCCCGATGGTCCAGAAGCCAGTCGGTTGCTCGATTGGCCTCAGCTGGAGCTCGAGCGTGTCAACAGTTTCCTCACCAGTCGGCTCGAAGAGATTAAGAACACCATCAAAGACTCAATCCGGGCCTCGTTTAGCATGTACGACCTCAATCTGGATGTTAATGACTTCCCAAAGAAGGCAGCCACGTTGGAGGGCAACCATTTACTGTCCCATCTCAATGGTTCCTCTGACCTGCAGCAGATAGACCTTGACTTGGCCCCTCTTTCACTGGGAACCTTTAAGAGCCACCTGGACCTGGTAAATGGATGGGAGGACACGACCACCGTCTCGTCCCCTAATACCACCAGCACGGCGTCAGGGCTCACTGCTGGGTCCAAGGACATCCAGCGGTTGCACACTACCCCCAGTCTTTCGAAGCTCATAAGGGTTCGGTCCCCAGAAAGATGCACTTCCACTGGATCTGACAGTTTGCCACAGGTGCCAGCCCACGCTACAGCTAAATCGAATGAGGATGCCCCCGATCCCAAGAACACAACAGTTGGGAACGGTGGTGCAAAGTCTAAGAAGaataaaaagcagcagcaaAGACAGGAGCAATCTGTGTCCGAGCAAAATTCCAACAAAGCAACCAAAGCTGCCTCCGGGAATGAGTGTAGAGAACCGTCTTCTAACGGCTCAAAATCTGGGAACAAACAGCCCCAGCACTCTGCAGACAACCAGAGAAATGGGCCCAGGAAAGCCGAGGAGGGCAGATCGTCTAAACATGCAACAAATGGTGGCCTCTCAAATTCGCAAAGAGGGAAAGGTGACACAGAAACACGAGGAGGTCGATCTGagcaggatttagaaagcaaaGCTCATCCCACCGGTCCAGCAAATgggcagcaacagcagcaagcCAAGGGGAAAAATaagaagaacaagaacaagGGTGAAAAATCCAGCAGTGCTATTG
- the fam193b gene encoding protein FAM193B isoform X2, whose translation MARKKSKQQGVAQKELAPGQQTVTLPKSPVSPGDAADGGGGDAGLDRLATTRANQPMHTCCLLCHREFKDWGANSVNGLPGGHGTKLADAVPALSQALLREAPGRKLADAVPSLSQSLLGEVPLWICQSCCKSVEEEERRSTQEQPTPLPLSHSSSCKSQSCGNGYPEQSTVDWDPSSFLSAHKLSGLWNSAHTNGGEHCNHNTSSHSQQGLTPGSVCHEKRGLHEAPGKSAKTSVTKVCPYSHPSSQNSSGSSAGNPLSTSADLCKTTPKHFKTMCRRPTPPGEAFHPSDHHQHTDLSVPPNSPTGLSSQHSSLLPPKPNSGQHGHVTSSSGTGVAAHSPFPPLVPNLHGPTAKLNSPGPDSPTSVHKPSPCKNAHIPAVNTQHSKLGTSIMGCNHPCNGHSAGTVATSNVGGHLTAGVCRDQACKGHKMTNGTLCHPSSELEEGEDEDSSSERSSCASSSTNQKDGKYCDCCYCEFFGHNAPPAAPTSRNYAEIREKLRSRLTRRKEELPQRQDSDLTVTGAIDNRDVDELLDFINSSEPKPVNSAKAAKRARHKQKKKEKAQQGMGAAGSDPHSNLSEPVDDEPIPDGPEASRLLDWPQLELERVNSFLTSRLEEIKNTIKDSIRASFSMYDLNLDVNDFPKKAATLEGNHLLSHLNGSSDLQQIDLDLAPLSLGTFKSHLDLVNGWEDTTTVSSPNTTSTASGLTAGSKDIQRLHTTPSLSKLIRVRSPERCTSTGSDSLPQVPAHATAKSNEDAPDPKNTTVGNGGAKSKKNKKQQQRQEQSVSEQNSNKATKAASGNECREPSSNGSKSGNKQPQHSADNQRNGPRKAEEGRSSKHATNGGLSNSQRGKGDTETRGGRSEQDLESKAHPTGPANGQQQQQAKGKNKKNKNKDDVFLPKDVDPTEMDEIDREVEYFKRFCLDSAKQTRQKVAVNWSNFSLKKVPSNAAQ comes from the exons ATGGCAAGGAAGAAAAGCAAGCAGCAAGGGGTCGCTCAGAAGGAGCTTGCGCCTGGACAGCAGACCGTAACGTTGCCGAAGAGCCCAGTCTCTCCCGGCGATGCAGCTGACGGTGGCGGGGGAGATGCTGGGCTGGATAGGCTGGCCACTACCAGGGCGAACCAG CCTATGCACACCTGCTGCCTCCTGTGCCACAGAGAATTTAAGGACTGGGGAGCGAACTCTGTGAACGGACTCCCTGGGGGCCATGGGACCAAGCTGGCTGACGCAGTGCCTGCGCTCTCCCAGGCCTTATTGCGGGAGGCGCCAGGACGTAAGCTTGCTGATGCAGTGCCCTCGCTGTCTCAGTCCCTGCTTGGTGAGGTGCCTCTGTGGATATGTCAGAGCTGCTGCAAGAgtgtggaagaggaggagaggcggAGCACCCAGGAGCAACCCACGCCG ctACCATTGTCACACTCTTCCTCCTGCAAGTCCCAGAGCTGTGGGAACGGTTACCCGGAGCAAAGTACTGTGGATTGGGACCCGAGTTCCTTCCTGTCAGCCCACAAACTGTCAGGTCTCTGGAACTCTGCCCACACCAACGGAGGGGAACACTGCAACCACAACACTTCTTCACACTCACAACAAG GTTTAACACCAGGATCAGTCTGTCATGAGAAAAGAGGTCTTCATGAAGCGCCTGGGAAATCCGCTAAAACATCGGTGACCAAAGTCTGTCCCTACAGTCACCCATCCTCCCAGAATTCCAGTGGATCTTCTGCTGGGAACCCCCTGTCTACCTCAGCAGACCTTTGTAAGACCACTCCCAAGCACTTCAAGACCATGTGCCGTCGACCAACGCCACCAG GTGAAGCCTTCCACCCCAGTGACCACCATCAACACACAGACTTGTCAGTACCCCCCAACAGTCCCACCGGCCTGTCTTCCCAGCATTCCTCCCTCCTGCCCCCGAAGCCAAACTCTGGGCAGCACGGTCACGTAACCTCCTCGTCTGGCACCGGTGTGGCAGCCCACTCTCCCTTCCCCCCGCTGGTCCCAAACCTCCACGGCCCTACAGCCAAACTCAATTCTCCCGGTCCAGACAGCCCAACATCTGTCCATAAACCCAGCCCGTGCAAAAACGCCCACATTCCTGCCgtgaacacacagcacagcaaacTGGGCACGTCTATCATGGGCTGTAACCACCCTTGTAATGGACACAGTGCGGGAACAGTGGCCACTTCAAATGTGGGGGGCCATCTGACAGCTGGGGTCTGCAG GGACCAGGCATGTAAGGGGCACAAAATGACTAATGGGACGTTGTGCCACCCTTCGTCTGAgctggaggagggggaggatgaAGATAGCAGCTCTGAGAGGAGCTCCTGCGCCTCCTCTTCCACCAACCAGAAGGACGGGAAGTACTGCGACTGCTGCTACTGCGAGTTCTTCGGACACAATGCG CCTCCAGCTGCACCGACCAGCCGTAACTACGCTGAGATCCGAGAGAAGCTCCGCTCACGTCTGACCCGGCGTAAAGAGGAGCTGCCTCAGCGTCAAGATTCCGATCTGACGGTGACCGGTGCCATCGACAACCGGGACGTAGATGAGCTGCTAGACTTCATAAACAGCTCTGAGCCCAAACCTGTCAACAGTGCCAAGGCCGCCAAAAGGGCCCGacacaaacaaaagaagaag GAAAAAGCTCAGCAGGGCATGGGTGCTGCAGGCAGTGACCCCCACTCCAATCTATCTGAGCCTGTCGACGACGAGCCCATCCCCGATGGTCCAGAAGCCAGTCGGTTGCTCGATTGGCCTCAGCTGGAGCTCGAGCGTGTCAACAGTTTCCTCACCAGTCGGCTCGAAGAGATTAAGAACACCATCAAAGACTCAATCCGGGCCTCGTTTAGCATGTACGACCTCAATCTGGATGTTAATGACTTCCCAAAGAAGGCAGCCACGTTGGAGGGCAACCATTTACTGTCCCATCTCAATGGTTCCTCTGACCTGCAGCAGATAGACCTTGACTTGGCCCCTCTTTCACTGGGAACCTTTAAGAGCCACCTGGACCTGGTAAATGGATGGGAGGACACGACCACCGTCTCGTCCCCTAATACCACCAGCACGGCGTCAGGGCTCACTGCTGGGTCCAAGGACATCCAGCGGTTGCACACTACCCCCAGTCTTTCGAAGCTCATAAGGGTTCGGTCCCCAGAAAGATGCACTTCCACTGGATCTGACAGTTTGCCACAGGTGCCAGCCCACGCTACAGCTAAATCGAATGAGGATGCCCCCGATCCCAAGAACACAACAGTTGGGAACGGTGGTGCAAAGTCTAAGAAGaataaaaagcagcagcaaAGACAGGAGCAATCTGTGTCCGAGCAAAATTCCAACAAAGCAACCAAAGCTGCCTCCGGGAATGAGTGTAGAGAACCGTCTTCTAACGGCTCAAAATCTGGGAACAAACAGCCCCAGCACTCTGCAGACAACCAGAGAAATGGGCCCAGGAAAGCCGAGGAGGGCAGATCGTCTAAACATGCAACAAATGGTGGCCTCTCAAATTCGCAAAGAGGGAAAGGTGACACAGAAACACGAGGAGGTCGATCTGagcaggatttagaaagcaaaGCTCATCCCACCGGTCCAGCAAATgggcagcaacagcagcaagcCAAGGGGAAAAATaagaagaacaagaacaagG